A window from Culex pipiens pallens isolate TS chromosome 3, TS_CPP_V2, whole genome shotgun sequence encodes these proteins:
- the LOC120423202 gene encoding Golgi resident protein GCP60, with protein sequence MISSASNIELLDGSDTEDSKILKWNLPLKELFRMACSFYKEKSGKAIHLSYEDNLKLVAFTQQAAHGPLDLVKAPPLGMFDVIGKDRRIAWQHLGTITKLQAMEGFIDLLDRLCPLFKPYVEAIKKDREEKLRQAQLEEARQREQLESEKEQMAEQKRIEDEKNREELQRRQLQDALNQQTYHQFKEYAEKQFPGNPEQQAILIRQLQTEHYHQYMQQLQAQVASNYSHQMRTAPDAQEELNGTDQQQLLQVGQQTDLVVSAKESSQLEYKEQCESDDESGEYAVISPANMWTKPDIKLFKQEVTSGKGDGVIRVGHGDTVTVRVPTHEGGSCLFWEFATDSYDIGFGVYFEWGKPPTTEVSVHISESDEDDDTLEDDDSVACVDDLECGGQQGQQQQPKQYSSGASSSLANRNPISIIVPIYRRECQTEVYAGSHAYPGEGTYLLKFDNSYSLWRSKTLYYKVFYTR encoded by the exons ATGATAAGTTCGGCGAGCAACATTGAGTTGTTGGACGGTTCCGACACCGAGGACAGCAAGATTCTCAAGTGGAACCTGCCGCTGAAAGAGCTGTTCCGGATGGCTTGTAGCTTCTATAAGG aaaagtccgGCAAGGCGATTCACCTGAGCTACGAGGACAACCTGAAGCTGGTGGCATTTACGCAGCAGGCTGCCCATGGTCCGTTAGATTTGGTCAAGGCTCCACCGCTCGGAATGTTCGACGTAATTGGGAAGGACAGACGCATTGCGTGGCAACATCTCGGAACCATTACGAAGCTGCAGGCCATGGAGGGCTTCATTGACCTGCTGGATCGACTCTGTCCACTGTTCAAGCCGTACGTGGAAGCGATCAAGAAGGATCGCGAGGAAAAACTGCGACAAGCCCAGCTGGAAGAGGCTCGACAGCGCGAACAATTGGAGAGCGAAAAAGAGCAAATGGCCGAACAGAAACGCATCGAGGACGAGAAGAACCGCGAGGAGCTGCAACGACGCCAGCTGCAGGACGCACTCAACCAGCAAACCTATCACCAGTTTAAGGAGTACGCCGAGAAGCAGTTCCCGGGCAATCCGGAACAGCAAGCCATCCTGATTCGGCAGTTGCAAACCGAACACTATCACCAGTACATGCAGCAGCTGCAGGCTCAGGTCGCCAGTAACTATTCGCACCAGATGAGGACGGCACCGGACGCACAAGAAGAGCTCAACGGAACGGATCAGCAGCAGCTGCTGCAGGTTGGCCAGCAAACGGATCTGGTTGTGAGCGCCAAAGAGAGCAGTCAGCTCGAGTACAAAGAGCAGTGCGAAAGTGACGACGAGTCGGGAG AGTACGCAGTCATCAGCCCGGCCAACATGTGGACAAAGCCGGACATCAAGCTGTTCAAACAGGAAGTGACCTCCGGCAAGGGCGACGGCGTGATTCGGGTTGGCCACGGCGACACTGTAACG GTTCGCGTTCCCACGCACGAGGGCGGTTCCTGCCTGTTTTGGGAGTTTGCCACCGACAGCTACGACATCGGGTTCGGCGTGTACTTTGAGTGGGGCAAACCGCCGACGACGGAAGTTTCGGTGCACATCAGCGAGAGCGACGAGGACGACGACACGCTGGAGGACGATGATT CCGTGGCCTGTGTGGACGACCTCGAGTGTGGTGGGCAGcagggccagcagcagcagcccaaACAGTACAGCAGCGGGGCCAGCAGCTCGCTCGCGAACCGGAACCCGATCTCGATCATCGTTCCCATCTACCGGCGCGAGTGCCAAACCGAGGTTTACGCCGGTTCGCACGCCTACCCGGGCGAGGGAACGTACCTGCTCAAGTTTGACAACAGCTACAGCCTGTGGCGCTCCAAGACGCTCTACTACAAGGTGTTTTACACGCGATAA
- the LOC120423205 gene encoding DNA-binding protein SMUBP-2, whose product MTSPSPSSGDLKLETDPKLVTKATEIVQPLPSSTVDRNLDTVLEAVKTVDQTCDYKRCKQKTNMMGSNCGFCKQRFCFKHGLPEIHGCGEEVKRKEREEFLHPLPAKTVQAQEDLKKAHGRLEQKLKSMNLSRKAKPSGGGEGSSGKSGGNKRKGKS is encoded by the coding sequence ATGACCAGCCCATCACCGAGCTCCGGTGACCTTAAGCTGGAAACCGACCCAAAGCTCGTAACGAAGGCCACCGAGATTGTGCAACCGCTGCCGAGCAGCACCGTCGACCGAAATCTCGATACGGTCCTCGAGGCCGTCAAAACCGTGGACCAGACGTGCGATTACAAACGGTGCAAGCAAAAAACCAACATGATGGGCTCGAATTGTGGCTTCTGCAAGCAGCGGTTCTGCTTCAAGCACGGCCTGCCGGAAATTCACGGCTGCGGCGAGGAGGTGAAGCGGAAGGAACGGGAAGAGTTTCTGCATCCACTCCCGGCCAAGACGGTGCAGGCACAGGAGGATCTGAAGAAGGCGCACGGTCGGTTGGAGCAGAAGCTTAAAAGTATGAACTTGTCGCGGAAGGCCAAACCAAGTGGCGGCGGGGAAGGTTCCAGCGGGAAGAGTGGTGGTAACAAACGGAAGGGGAAATCTTAG
- the LOC120423201 gene encoding 26S proteasome non-ATPase regulatory subunit 2 has product MSTTEKIEETPVVKGKGKEKEEEKTELSDEDKQLQDELNMLVERLQEPATELYLPALETMAKLIKASTTSMTSVPKPLKFMRAHFETMKEIHKKMTASLKDKVTTKLCAEIISVLAMTMGTGKECLVYRLLCDDTNENIGDWGHEYVRHLSGEIASNWPETTEDFKKRLICLVNQIIPYNMAHNAEAEACDLLMEIERLDLLEAYVDESAYPRVCLYLQSCVPYVPEPENISLLKCALNLSRKFKMHTQAMRLALMINDMPLIQDIFTSCNDLALQKQLAFMLGRQQIFLELPEGSNDYDDLVEIMSNSHLNNHFLNLARELDIMEPKTPEDVYKSHLDNSRTPFGSSQIDSARQNLAASFVNGFVNAGFGQDKLLMEDGNKWLYKNKEHGMLSATASLGLILLWDVDGGLTPIDKYLYSNEDYIKSGALLACGIVNCGVRNEVDPALALLSDYVLHQNSTMRIGAILGLGLAYAGSNRSVVLELIGSVFSSERRTGSTMEVMGIAALSLGMIAVGSCNSEVTEVLLQTIMDRSELELKDTYARFLPLGLGLVYLGRQEAAEAVIAALEIIQEPFRSMATTMVEICAYAGTGNVLKIQQLLHLCSEHYEPATTESESSSSKKDAAAAAAAAQKEKEDKEKDLSGCQSVAVLGIALIAMGEEIGSEMAFRSFGNLLRYCEPCIRRSVPLALGLISVSNPKLNILDTLSKFSHDSDAEVAHNAIFAMGLVGAGTNNARLAAMLRQLAQYHAKDPNNLFMVRIAQGLTHLGKGTLTLSPFHSDRQLMSPVAVAGLLATLVSFMDVKNIILGKSHYLLYTMATAMQPRMLITFTEDLSPCPVPVRVGMAVDVVGQAGKPKTITGFQTHTTPVLLAMGERAELATEEYISLTPIMEGFCILRKNPNYVP; this is encoded by the exons ATGTCCACCACGGAAAAGATTGAAGAAACACCGGTCGTTAAGGGCAAGGGCAAGGAAAAAGAGGAGGAAAAAACTGAGCTG agtgacGAGGACAAGCAGCTGCAGGATGAGTTGAATATGTTGGTCGAGCGGTTGCAGGAACCGGCGACGGAGTTGTACCTGCCGGCGCTGGAGACGATGGCCAAGTTGATTAAGGCGTCGACCACGTCGATGACGTCGGTTCCGAAACCGCTCAAGTTTATGCGGGCCCACTTTGAGACGATGAAGGAGATTCATAAGAAGATGACGGCGTCGCTGAAGGACAAGGTCACGACGAAGCTGTGCGCGGAGATTATTTCCGTGCTGGCCATGACCATGGGAACCGGCAAGGAGTGTTTGGTGTATCGACTGTTGTGCGACGACACCAATGAGAACATTGGCGATTGGGGTCACGAGTACGTGCGCCATTTGAGCGGGGAGATTGCGTCGAATTGGCCGGAAACGACGGAGGATTTCAAGAAGCGGTTAATCTGCCTGGTCAACCAGATTATTCCGTACAACATGGCGCACAATGCCGAGGCGGAAGCGTGCGATTTGTTGATGGAGATTGAACGGTTGGATTTGTTGGAGGCGTACGTGGACGAGAGCGCTTATCCGCGGGTTTGCCTGTATCTGCAGAGTTGCGTTCCGTACGTTCCGGAACCGGAGAACATCAGCCTGCTCAAGTGTGCGCTGAATCTGTCGAGGAAGTTCAAAATGCACACCCAGGCGATGCGACTGGCGCTGATGATCAACGACATGCCGTTGATTCAGGACATTTTCACTTCCTGCAACGATCTTGCCCTGCAGAAACAGTTGGCGTTTATGCTTGGTCGCCAGCAGATCTTCCTGGAGCTGCCGGAGGGTTCGAATGATTACGATGACCTCGTGGAGATCATGTCCAACTCGCATCTGAACAATCACTTCCTGAATCTGGCCCGTGAGTTGGACATTATGGAGCCCAAAACGCCGGAAGATGTGTACAAGTCACATCTGGACAATTCTCGCACTCCGTTCGGATCGTCGCAAATCGATTCTGCTCGTCAGAATCTGGCCGCTAGTTTCGTGAACGGTTTCGTAAATGCCGGGTTTGGCCAGGACAAGCTGCTCATGGAGGATGGCAACAAGTGGCTGTACAAGAACAAGGAGCACGGAATGTTGAGTGCCACGGCGTCGCTCGGATTGATCCTGCTGTGGGACGTTGACGGTGGTCTGACTCCGATCGACAAGTATCTTTACTCAAACGAAGACTACATCAAGTCAGGAGCTCTGCTGGCTTGCGGCATCGTAAACTGCGGCGTCCGCAACGAGGTCGATCCGGCTCTGGCTCTGCTGTCGGATTACGTTCTGCACCAGAACAGCACCATGCGGATTGGCGCCATCCTCGGCCTGGGCCTTGCCTACGCCGGTTCCAATCGTTCCGTCGTCCTCGAACTCATCGGTTCGGTATTCAGCTCCGAACGCCGCACCGGTTCCACGATGGAAGTCATGGGAATCGCCGCCCTCTCCCTCGGAATGATCGCCGTTGGGTCGTGCAACAGCGAAGTCACCGAAGTCCTGCTCCAGACCATCATGGATCGTTCCGAGCTCGAGCTCAAGGACACTTACGCCAGATTCCTTCCGCTCGGTCTCGGTCTCGTCTATCTTGGCCGACAGGAAGCCGCCGAAGCCGTCATCGCTGCCCTCGAGATCATCCAGGAACCGTTCCGTTCGATGGCCACCACCATGGTCGAAATCTGCGCCTACGCCGGAACCGGAAACGTCCTAAAGATCCAACAGCTGTTGCATCTCTGCTCAGAACATTACGAACCGGCCACGACCGAAAGCGAGAGTTCCTCCTCAAAGAAGGACGCCGCCGCGGCCGCAGCCGCTGCCCAAAAGGAAAAGGAGGACAAAGAAAAGGACCTGTCCGGATGTCAATCCGTTGCCGTCCTCGGAATCGCCCTCATCGCAATGGGAGAGGAAATCGGCTCGGAGATGGCCTTCCGTTCGTTCGGAAATCTGCTCCGTTACTGCGAACCGTGCATCCGTCGATCGGTTCCGCTGGCCCTGGGTCTCATCTCGGTGTCCAACCCCAAACTAAACATCCTGGACACGTTGAGCAAGTTCTCCCACGACAGTGACGCAGAAGTGGCCCACAATGCCATCTTCGCCATGGGTCTCGTCGGCGCCGGAACGAACAACGCCCGGCTGGCCGCGATGCTTCGTCAGTTGGCCCAGTACCACGCCAAGGACCCGAACAACCTGTTTATGGTCCGTATCGCCCAGGGGCTGACCCATCTCGGCAAGGGAACGCTCACGCTCAGTCCGTTCCACAGCGATCGGCAGCTGATGAGTCCAGTCGCGGTCGCCGGGCTGCTGGCCACTCTCGTCTCCTTCATGGATGTTAAGAATA TTATCTTGGGCAAATCGCACTATCTGCTGTACACGATGGCCACCGCCATGCAGCCCCGTATGTTGATCACCTTCACCGAGGACCTGAGCCCGTGTCCGGTTCCGGTGCGCGTGGGAATG gccGTCGACGTAGTTGGCCAGGCCGGCAAGCCCAAGACCATCACCGGCTTCCAGACGCACACGACGCCGGTGCTGCTGGCGATGGGCGAACGGGCCGAGCTCGCCACCGAGGAGTACATCTCCCTCACGCCAATCATGGAAGGGTTCTGCATCCTGCGGAAAAATCCCAACTACGTCCCGTAA